From the Canis aureus isolate CA01 chromosome 17, VMU_Caureus_v.1.0, whole genome shotgun sequence genome, the window TATTGGGACCTCTGGGTCTACCACATGATATGGAGGGTTTATTAAGAAAACTCTTAATTTCAACATATGTCTGATAACTACctttcatattttgtatttcagCTGGAGTTAACCGAATTTCATACTGGCCAGCTGATCCAGAAATAAGTTTGCTTACTGAGCCTTCTAGTTCTGAAGATGCAAAGTTAGATGCCAAAGCGGTGGAAAGATTGAAGTCAAACAGTCGGGCCCATGTGTGTGTCTTACTTCAGCCTTTGGTGTGTTATATGGTGCAGTTTGTAGAGGAGACCTCTTACAAATGTGACTTTATTCAAAAAATTGCAAAAACATTGCCGGATGCTAACGTTGacttttattctgaatgtaaacaagaaagaataaaagaatatgaaatgttatttttggtttcaaatgaagaaatgcaTAAGCAAATACTGATGACAATAGGTTTGGAGAACCTATGTGAAAATCCATACTTTAGCAATCTGAGGCAAAACATGAAAGACCTTATCCTACTCTTGGCCACAGTAGCTTCCAGTGTGCCCAACTTTAAGCACTACGGATTTTATTGTGGTAATACcgaacagattaatgaaactcACAATCAAAGTTTGCCACAAGAAATTGCAAGGCACTGCATGGTTCAGGCCAGGTTATTGGCATATCGAACTGGTGAGTTACTTGCTTAGTGCATAAATTGGGGCTGACTGGGTTGTATTTGTCTCAGAAGTAAAACGGTTTTCATCTCCTCTATCACAGAGTTCATTTACTCTTAGATACTGAAGTTTTGCTGGTCATTATATGTATAGAAGCAAGTGACACCCTTGAATAGACAACTCTTAGAGAAGGTTTAGGATTCCTGTGGCCTTATATTCAGTGCTACATTTGTAAATCAGGAACTGATTATCTAGACCCTCCTGCTTCCTGCCTTTGTCCTCTTGTTCATGGAGCCCTCTACTAGAGATgggacaaaaaagagaaaggagagagaccaAAATTACTCATTTTTAGTTAACTCTTCAATATTTTGTGTGTATTCAGTatttaataaaactttgaaaatctttacaataaaaatgtgaattcaaaATAACTAACAGAATTAAAGTAAAGGAATATTGACAACTTCTTCCAATTGCTGGTATATCTTTAATCAGCAAGTTAAGAAATCAAATGTTTTTACTTTAAGTTGTACATGAGTGTAtatatgaaaaaaggaaaatgtcactTGGGGATTTTCTTTATTGGGAATTTTCTTTATTGTGATAAAAGATAGATAAAAGATCTATATTGCCAATTATAGAACAATATTTTCACATCTTGCCAGACATAAGATTTTTCAAAGTAGAATCATGATTTGATCACTTTTTTAAATGCAACTTTGAAATAAAGGGGGGAAAATATAGGCAGGAGGAACAGTAGAATAAGATTTGGTGAATggaggaatttatttatttatttatttatttatttatttatttatttatttatttatttaagcttatcccaagaaagaagggaagaaagaaaatcttaagaagagGTCCATACAAATGCCACTGGTTTGCAGTATATTCTAATTCTAAAGACCACAAAGTACTTTGGAGTAGAATAGAAATTCTCAACTGACAGCATGTCAGAGTCGCCATCAAAACTTTCATTAAAAGTACAAATGCGTAAATTCcaacccagacctactgaaccaAGTCTGTAAGGATGTGGCCTAAGCTTATGAATTTTTAAGGTTCTGCAAAGGATTCTGATGTTCAGCAGGGTTAATAATCACTCAATTCTTTATTAAAGAACTTGGTTCTCCTACAGGCACAAACCATATAGCTCCAAACAAATGTTGTGTAAAAGTCTGATTTAATATAATTATGTTATTGTATCATGGGCTCTGCATTAGCATCTTAGCCAAAACCAGCTTTATAAAGAACTCGTCTCTAAGCCATTCTGGAAAGACAGAAACATCGGTGGGAACAGCTGTCCCAGCTCTACATCACTAATTCCCCTTTGCTAATTAGAATTCAGCTGATTCCAGAGTGATGGTAAACTGGGAGATAGGAATGTGCTGTTCTTTTACTTATCTCAGTACATCCTGCTTCTCCTAGGAGAATATTCCATCATACGATGTATGATTCCAGTGTTTCAAGATGCAGTAATGTATAGATACAAATTTGCATCTACATTCTTTAGAAGATACTCTAATTCTAAAGTTATCCACTCTTTCTGTGCAGAGTTTTGTGCATAAAGATGTGCTTCTGCACGTGATGggtaacttaaaaatttttgcaaGGTTAATTTTTTGattgtgtatgatttttttttttttttttttttttgcctggagcCCAAATCTTGAATAGGATGCAACTCTGGGTCATGCACTCCACTCCACTGTCAGCTCATCCAGGGAAGAGAACCATGTGCTCGTCATCATTTTTCCCTTAGCGCTAAGCGCAATgtgctgaatggataaaggaaatcttttttaTATCCAAAGGTAAACGGTCCACAATCCCTTATCCAAAATTCTTGGAGCCAGATGAAAAGGAGTCcagaatttttcagattttagaaaggTAATATGGTTATATATATTGTATCTCACCCAGCATTCCAGGGAGGGGCCTGAGGCAGTACATTGTAATCAAGCACATCCATATGGAGTAAAATGTATGAATATTTGCACTAAAAGTGTGGTCAGGTGTGGTCACAAAATAAGTATAATCAAGCTGtcaaaaaaaaaccttgatatAAGGGATTTCAGATAAGAAAATCTAGACCTATATTCTTCATTGGTGATAAATTATAAGAATaacaatttattgagcacttagaaGGTGCCAGGCACAGAGCCAGGCAGTTTATATATGTGTCTCCTTTAACAATCCACCTGGGTAGATATCCCCCTGATAGAGCATGCTCCTAATAACTCAGACTTTTAGTTTCACTCTGTTCAGTTTGCTCTGACGACTTTATTTCACTTTAGAGACAAAGacaccatttaaaaatacacataacgAGTAAAATGAATTCCCAAACATCTAACAACAGAATTCTAAAAGCAACTGAGAAGTAGGTGCTTGATGATTGCTTTTTGAATGATGGATAAATAGAATCCACAGAGGTGTCATTAAAGGACATTTTGAGGTACCAAAAGAGTGACAACGTTCCTTTAGAccctagaggggaaaaaaaagagtttaggaGGGCATTGCATCTTACCCGATTCAAGTGTGATTTCTGAACAGGGTCCTGTTTTCCCTTAGACAAAGTGTTTCCCAAAGCTGAAGATTATGCTTTCCTCCTAAAACACAACAGTGGTGGTGAATGCAGGTTGGAGTAGCCACGGAAGTTAGCTGTTTCAAATCATAACTTGGTGGTTCTCAACTTGCAGTACGCCTTTGAACCGAGCTGATGCTCACAAAAAATGCAGGTTTGTGAGCCCTGCCTGACTTGTTGGAGAGGTTGCTTAGGAGATTTCCATGGGGGCCAGGAGGCCGCCTTTTAACAAGCATCCAGTGATTCTGATGAAGTTGGCTGTGGATCACACTCGGACAAATCTGACATGGCCACAGAATCAGGAGCTAAATAACCACACCGTGTTCTGGAACCATGGGCTAAAAGAGCTCCCTGACTTTCAGTGATCCGAGTCTCAGGAATTTGGCTCAGCAATTATAAGTCGACCTTTCCCTCAAAGGTACACAGAGAAAACCTTCCGAATGAGCAGATCATGGGGAGCGATTTGTGTGAAAATTgcagaaatgaaaagattcttGAGAAATCACTTCATTTGTCATCCAACCTTGGAGCTGTGTGAAATCTACACCTAACGTGGATTAAATTTTATTCTGGTTTTAAAAGACATAGTAAAGAATATTCTGCTGGTATAACTAAACTTAGCTAGGCAGTAGAGCTGCATACTGGTGGAAAATCACATTTTACCCCTCCTTCCGTCTGTCCCCAGACTGAAACAGAAAAAGTGGCTCctgagactagaaaaaaaaaaaaaaaaatcacatgaaaaataCTTAGTGTCAATGGTAggaaaaaatagactcttaatatGAAGAATTTCTATTTTAGTCTCTCATTTTTTGTTTCAGGCTTATACATGGATTAAGGATAATTTTACTTAAAGGTTTTGGTTTTTCAGGCAAATATAATCTTAAGTGTATAACTGCTGCCACTTGCCTAGAAATGAGCGTAAAGCCATAATTGTATTCTTCCCCCCTTGTGTTATATTCTGAAGGTCTTGGAAGGAACAAAATTTCATTTACACCGAAATCTCTTTAATGAATCTCCACTCTAGAACAAGCCTTCCCCTACCCTCTGTTCCCCAGCATCGTGTTCATTTCCGTCCTAGCACAGCACGGACACAGGTGCTTGTGTGTTTGCTTCTCCCGGTCTCCCTCCCACCTCGGACTATAAATCCCATGAATGCGGGGAATTCCCTCACCAGGGTCTGCTTGGGGATTCAATAAAGGGAAGTCTTTGTTATGAAATTCTTACCATCAAAGAAAGGGGGTAGGTTTCATCTGGAGGGCTTAATTTTAGTCActtaatttctttgccttttttctcaTCTAGAAAAGGAAGTATCTGCTTTACCCTTAGGGTAAAAATGAGGTGATGGGTAGAAAGTGTTTAAATTATACAGTTGctttttcaattttgaaaactCGAGCTTACTTGAAGATGGGGAATTTCATTATATTATCGTAACTTATAAAGATGGACTTATTTATAAGGCAAGCTAGTTTTTAATGCCTACGTAGGATAAGGTTATCATATGAGGGGATTAACTTTTAGGAAATGGTAGGAAGAAACTAgagtttcatttaatccttaccaaTATGAAAATACCCTAGAGTAAGTTCACAGATGATTGGTCCTGTCTCTGGGTAACTGCACCTCCTTAACGACTTTGGTCCCTTATTAAGATTTTGATAAGTGCTATGTTTTCATAACTAGTGTATAATTGTCTTAGAGATTTGAAAGTTACCCTTGTATTAGTAGAAGAAAAAGTCAATCCTTAATATACAGAATTTgtaatttggttttttaaaactttctgttgCCGATCAGTGATTTTAAGAAATGCAGCTTTATTTTTACAGAGGTTCTGGCTCTGTAGGGAAATTGTAATCTTATGTTCATAACTCTGCCACTTGGATTTAGAAATGGGCATCATTCACTAAGTCGGCATTCTTTTCCCCTTCAAGTAAACTTTGAAGGTCAGGGAAAGGACTTTCAAATATAAAGGAAAGCCCATAAAAACTTGTATTTGTTGGTATTCTAAGTTTGAACTCTTCTTAGCAAGAACATTTCCATGAAATGTGTTTTCCATAACTAGCGTGTAAATAAAGGATAGAAGACAGATTGGAGTGTTGCAAATTGTTGTGACATTAAATCCACTAGTtcagaaatttccttttaaatcGATTTCATCATCATTTCTGAGAAATAGTCTTTTAGAAACTGATTTGGTGGAGAGTCTATAAAATTACACTCAGTTCTGGTTACACTTTGAACTGATCTGACTGTGGGCTCTGTACACAGATCATGTTCGACTGGGTTGATTGTGACACTGTCCAGTTATTCAGTATCTAGTTCTCATATTCCGTACTGAAGAGTATTTTAGTGgtaaacttttattaaataaatgtatttagtaataaaaaagtatttttataatcagCAAAGATGTCAAGGATTGCTGCTATATTATGAATTATGTTTCTGTAATGTGTATTATTTGGGGAAACATGTTTCTTAAGCTAATAAATTATTGACCTTTACTGAGTTAAATGACATTTATCTTTCAGAGGATCATAAAACTGGAGTTGGAGCAGTCATTTGGGCTGAAGGAAAATCTGTgagtatgaaaataatttttttttaagtttttatttaagagatctctacacctaacatggggctcaaactcatgaccccaagttCGAGAGTCGTGTACTCTTccgactgaggcagccaggtgcccctgaaaataaTTCAACATTTAACTTTGATTTTGTATAAACACAGTATGATCTTAAGTGCATTACATTATATTGACCCACTGgggttaatattttgttattggTGCATTTACTGAATTCTATAAACATTTGATCATTCCTTCAATGATTGTCTAGGTAGGTTAATTTATTTAGCagacatttattaaacatcttcCACAGCATAGGCATTGTGCTGTGGCCTTAAATACTCTATACTGGAGACAggagcgaaaaaaaaaaaaaaagacgtataTATGATGATAACATGACACTGGATGGCATGGAGGAGAAATCTCTATGCTGCTTAGAGAAATGAGTACAATATTCTTGGAGGAGGTAAGGTgctatttattagtttttttaatttaaaaatattttattactatttactaGTAAATAATAATCTCGGGATCCcccaagacccgggatcaagtcccacatcgggctccctgcatggagcctgcttcttcctctgcctgtgtctctgcctccctctctctctctctctctctctctctctctgtctcttgtgaataaataaatctttaaataaataaatacatagaaatagaTGGAttgattttaagaatatattttatttaataaaatgtccagaaatattatttcaaccTGTAATCAATTTAAGAgctattaataaaatattctggaggcacctgagtggctccatggttgagcatctgcttttgactaaggttgtgatcccggggccctgagattgagtcctgtatcgggctccccacagggagcctgcttctccctctgcctatgatctgcttctctttctatgtctctcatgaatgaatgaatgaatgaatgaacaagtaaataaataaataaaatcttttaaaaaataaaatattctgcatTTGGGGGGAGTATTAACTTTCCATAATCCTGTGTGTATTCAGACTTAACAGCACCTCCCAATTCAGACTAACCACCTGTGGCTAATGGCTACTCTAATGGATGGTGCAATCCAAGAATATTTTAAGTGGGAAAATGATTTGATCAGATTTACATTATAAGAAGAAATGGGGAGTTAATAAAAAGGAAGTGATGAGGACTTGGCGTTGGGGTGGGTTGAATGGCATGGAATCAAGAAACACTTAGTGACTTTAAGGCTGACTCCGAGATGAATAGGGAGCCTAGGTTTGCTTCACTAGACAAGATAGCAAGTAATTTGACTCTTTCCCTGAATGTCCCCTGTTACTCCATACATTTAATCAACTACCAAGTGCTATGACTTCCATCTTCAAAAGATCTCTTGACTCTATTTATCTCTGCCTCAACTATTACCACTTACTAGAATAGGTTCCTCAGCCACAAGCTCCCATAGCATTCTGTGCAACTGATTCCTGACCCTCGCAGTTGAAATTATGTGCAGTTTCTTATCTGCAGATTAGAAGGTTCATAAGGACAgagattctctgttttgtttatagCTGTATTCTGGGcccctagcacagtgcctggcctgtGGTTGGATCTCTCCTTTGGGTCCGTGTAAATGCTCAGCAGCCTTTGGCTCAACCTCTGGTTCTCAAGCACTTGTAAGAATTTAAGTTTCCACTCAAGTTATCTACAGTGGGCAGCATGGTAAAGTGGAAAGACATGGTTTTGGAGTCCAGCAACCTGGGCTTGAATTCTGGCTATGTTGTTAACATTGTGACCCTGGACAGGtttaatctctctgggcctcagtttccttatctgtaaaatggaaaaactaaTTAGTACTACTGTCAaggttgttgggaggattaattaaatgaaataatacctaTAAGACTCAGCATGGTATTTGACATTCAGTAAATGCTCAAGAAcaatttattactattactagTGAGATAACATATTATGTGTAAGCTTTTATTGGCTCATCATAACAATAATCTTTATCAAGCTGCCATCCTAATGAGTCTGTTGATGTTATcacatgaataattaaaatttactGAGGTTTGTAGCATATTCCAAATTATTATAAACACTAatgatttatcaaatatttaactCTAGTAACTGATAAAGCATTCATATTACATGTACTGTGCCATTggctatgagaaaaaaaagagcaacttaAGTAAAAAGTCccatataaatataagtatacacacacacacacacattagagGCTCAATAAATATGAAGATTAGAGGAAAGTACATTTTTagaaggggcacttgggtggctcagtcagttgagcattggcttgggtcatgatcccagggtcctgggattgagccccacgtcagggtaggagtctccttctccctctccctttgcccctccccctgcttgtgctctctctctcgctttctctacctctctcaaaaggaaagtacatttttaattctttaactaTCACAATAGCATATTTTTAGTCCAATAGTAGAAATTTCTGTCtggaatatttttagaatttctgaCTTATTAACCAATAGAACAGCATATATACAAACTACAATTATTTGAGTACCTGTTACGTGTGGAGCACTCCAATATGTGTATTTTAAGGCATAGCAAAGAGGTATAAAACATGGTTTCTATCTCTAGGGTCTTATAACCAATTTGGAGAGAGATGTCTGAGTCAAGTGAAACAATTTGTGAATTAAACAAGCTAGTGTTAATTAACAGCTAAAACCAAGGACTGCCTTGAGATCATATGTTAGAAATGATCCGCCTTCCTGAAATTTGGCTTTGGCAAGACCATACTGCAGTGGGAGGAtgtaagattgtatttttttggtCACAGGAAATGGAATTAGTACTATAAAGTGTGATCCTAGGTTTTGAACTACACCGCCAGGCACCTTCTTTTAGAATGTTGACAATTCGCCTTTGTTGGTTTGCTCACTATCACAGAGAAGTTGTGATGGAACAGGCTCGATGTACTTCATAGGATGTGGCTATAATGCTTTCCCTGTTGGGTCCGAGTATGCCGACTTCCCCCACATGGATGACAAGCAGAAAGACAGGGAAATAAGGAAATTCAGATACATTGTACACGCGGAGCAGAATGCCTTGACATTCAGGTATGAAATTCCGTTTGCatgtcttttctttaaaacatagcaagggttaaaaataaaaaatgtagcaAGGGTTAgttaaatttagttttcttttagctgtaattttttttcttaattctaagAAAAATTCTTTTCAGAAGTATAATTTTGGTGATACCCGGTATCTGCTGCCTGACCTGAGGCTACTGTGGGAGGTCCTCCAGGCCTTCGCATTTGTTGCGCGAGCCTATTCTTTTTCTGGTCTTCCTCGTCTCCGATATAAAACTGCTTGAAGTTGTTGTTAGGGTCTTCCATCTTTCTGAAGTGTAAGGTGTCCTTTATTTTCTAAACCGAGAGCACatagatatatgaatatatagatTTTTGTAATGAACCAAATGGCTTTAACATGCTTTTTGTTAGGGATTGTAACTGGCGTTACCTCATTCTGGTGTTACTCTAGGTCATTTCCACAAACATTTCTCATCACTTAGCATGTAGGGAGTGATCTTAGGGGATTCAGAACTAAGAAAGACATGGCTTTTGTCCTTGAGGAGCTTATAGTGTTCCCTGGTGTCAGACTGCACTCAGGCTCCCATGATGGGTTCTCTGGGAAAGGCCAACACAAAGTCCTGTGGGGATTCAGGAACTActccagagggagggagagtggggcGGGAAAGCTGTAAGGAGGAACTGACATCTGAGCTGAGCTTTGAAGGTCTAGTAGGATTGTGGCAGTTGGAGGCGCTTAAGTGACGGGAAGCCCCTCTTGCTTCAGGCATAGCAATGGTCCTGAGGCCGGGAAATGCTCGTGTGTATAGGGACATGAGCCGTCTGATTAGTCTGGACCCTGGAGCTCATGCGAGTAGCTGGGGTCGGACTGGGGAAGACTGTGAGTGTATAAGTCTGTTTTATAGGCAGTGGGGAAGTGGCCACCCTACCAATTACTTGGGCTGCGGGTATATTTTTTCAATAGACCAGATGCCTAAAGTTCTGTTGCCCTAGCATTGGCAAACAGAAGGAGTCTGAACTAGAGAGACGGATGCGGGAGGCTGCCAGTGGTATAGACAGCCAGCTGAGAGCAGTATAAACCACAGACCAGGGAGCAGAACCCCTGGAGCCTCAGACAAGATGCTGAGTGCTCAGCTCCCCCAGCACAcaattcctctctcccttcccttgtgCTCTTCATTACAGGTGTACTTGCTTCATTTGCCTGGAGGCATGAATGTGTCAAAGCTGAAAGTCTGTTAAACTAGAGCATCCTGTCTCAGGGAGGAGGTGAAGGAACTGTAACTCGAAGcagaattttaatattaatttatcaatttaacaagcattcatttattaaatattcagtaGGTGCTAGATAAGAGATCTTTCGGCTCCTGTGATGAGCTAATGTCTAATCTCTCACGGTAAAGCCGTAAGGCAGATGTCAGTTCCAGCCCCTACCTGTGGCATCACCAAGTCCTCAGTGGAgagctcctccctcctcccctctctttcattgtctgtcttttttctgtttttatttataatctaCTACTGAACATCTTACCAACTACTAATTATAATAATTGTCATGTTCAGAGTGTGTGTTAACATCTTATGAGTTTATATATTTAGCACATTTACTAATTCAGCAAGAACAAAATTTATTGTTTATCATGTTGGAAATCTCTTTTAAAAGCAGCTTGATTTTAGTGTTTTACAGATTTCTCTAAACTATAACTACCCTTTTAGCAGTTTAGACCTTTCTAAtgttcataaaattttttttatagatgtcaagaaataaaaccagaagaaagAAGCATGATTTTTGTCACCAAGTGCCCGTGTGATGAGTGTGTACCTTTAATTAAAGGTGCCGGCATAAAACAAATCTATGCCGGGGATGTAGATGTTGGAAAGAAGAAGGCAGACATCTCTTACATGAGATTTGGGGAACTTGAGGGTGTTAGTAAGTTTACAGTAAGTagagatgccttttttttccaagtataCTTTCTATTATATTGTTAGGTACCctgctgaatattttaaattagtgaTTCCCACACGTGTACAGAGTTCCAACAAGCTATTATCATGTGCAAGCACTCACATGATAATTGAAAATGCTCAGCTTAAAACCTCTGTCTTAAGAATTTATAGGTCTCTGGAGAGCTGCCTACTATGGCCCTTCCAGGTCTTGAACGGCCAGGCCCTTTGGTGCTATCTGGTggcaaacagaagaaaatcactGACCCACCTCTTCCTTGCCCTTCCGGTTTGGGTGGTAAACAGCGGTGAAAACAGTTTAGGATTACCTgagacaggcacacacacacacacacacacacatacacacgcacacacatgtgcagTCATGACACACATTTCtcatgggaaaaatcagaaaaagaagggaTTTGATGTCTCCAAAAAAGTACCAAAATAGTTTATGGAAAACTTAGACCTCTAGCTATTTCACtgcatagtgtttttttttttttttaacctcttttaaGAAGCAATCACAAACCTCCAGAAAAGTTACAAAAACTACTACAAAGAGCTTCCCCCCGCCCCAGAAACCTTTGAAAGTTGACATGATGACCAGATCACTCTCAAGTAGTTTATTACATATTTCCTCAAACAGTAGATTCTCCTACAAAACCACAAATCAGCCACAAAACTCAGGAAATCATCCTTGACACATTACTGCCAGTTCATCCATGGCTGCCAATCAAAGTTCACCAGTTGTCCCAGTGTCCTGTAGAGCAAAAGGATCCTGCCCAGAATCATATGCTGCTTTTTAACGATAATTCTGGCATTTAATGGAACACTTCTATATAAGAATTTGCAGTGGTTATAAAAGGCATATACTATAACTGCCTTATGAATTTCAAGTGTCCAGAggctcctgggcggctcagctggttaagtgtccaactcttgattttggctcaggtatgatctcagggtcatgagactgagccccacattgggctctgccccCAGCGGGGCAtctgcctgaagattctctccctctggcccttgccgctctctctctataaaataaataaataaatcttaaaaaaaaaaaaaaaaaagtcaagtttaCATTCCTGTTTTGAGTCCAGAGTGcctggaaaatgtattttttaaactatatatatatgtatatatacactttatATTTAGGTGTATAacttatatttaaaactataaaacattgtctAATTTCTGTGTGTGCATGAAGTGTCTTACATATTTACCCTTTTTattttggtcatttatttttagttttttattcccagttttatttaaagctcatcatgatttttttttttttttaatttttatttatttttatgatagtcacagagagagagagagagaggcagagacacaggcagagggagaagcaggctccatgcaccgggagcccgatgtgggattcgatcccgggtctccaggatcgcgccctgggccaaaggcaggcgccaaaccgctgcaccacccagggatccctcatcatgatttttaaaagaacaggagGGCCCTGAAAGAACGGAGAGATGGGAAAGGTGCCTCTTTTGTAAAAGTAAACAGAAGCTTACACCCAGCTAGTCAAAGGGAAATCTTCAGCTGGGTGTTGTTTCCTGTGTCTTCATTCCTGCTGAGGAGTGGGAAGAAATAGGTCTTTCACATTCTGTCCATAAAGATTAAATGACCTAGCTCTTCAGGACTGTGACTGACAGATTAAGTGAATTCCAAAATACATTGCTTAGTGGCGGATTTGAGTAGCTCTGCCGCTGTAAAGAGCATAAAGAAGGCAAGACACGGTGACAGGAACAGAGGGAGTGAGTCCCCTCGGCAGAGATGGGCCAAGACCTGCCAGGAGCACCCCATTCGGGTGCACGTGGCTCCTCTCTGTGCTCATTCCAGTGACAGCTCTCTGCACCTTCCCATCCTTACCCTCATCTGGCCTGGTTTGCAATATTATGTAAGTGATTTAAACTGCCTGCCTAGGGGCGGCCCTGGTGGCGTggcggcttagcgctgccttcagcccagggcgtggtcctggagacccaggatcgagtcccacgtcggg encodes:
- the CDADC1 gene encoding cytidine and dCMP deaminase domain-containing protein 1 isoform X1; this encodes MKEAGQMQSLESAGAGRSVSTQTGSMTGQIPRLSKVNLFTLLSLWMELFPTAKAQRQKSQEKEEEKHGPLGDNEEMSRIPTDKKQVKRTGLVVVKNTKIVGLHCSSEDLHAGKIALIKHGARLKNCDLYFSRKPCSACLKMIVNAGVNRISYWPADPEISLLTEPSSSEDAKLDAKAVERLKSNSRAHVCVLLQPLVCYMVQFVEETSYKCDFIQKIAKTLPDANVDFYSECKQERIKEYEMLFLVSNEEMHKQILMTIGLENLCENPYFSNLRQNMKDLILLLATVASSVPNFKHYGFYCGNTEQINETHNQSLPQEIARHCMVQARLLAYRTEDHKTGVGAVIWAEGKSRSCDGTGSMYFIGCGYNAFPVGSEYADFPHMDDKQKDREIRKFRYIVHAEQNALTFRCQEIKPEERSMIFVTKCPCDECVPLIKGAGIKQIYAGDVDVGKKKADISYMRFGELEGVSKFTWQLNPSGACVSEQNEPGSKENGVMRPLPPGEEQHQNKKLCLGNH
- the CDADC1 gene encoding cytidine and dCMP deaminase domain-containing protein 1 isoform X2: MKEAGQMQSLESAGAGRSVSTQTGSMTGQIPRLSKVNLFTLLSLWMELFPTAKAQRQKSQEKEEEKHGPLGDNEEMSRIPTDKKQVKRTGLVVVKNTKIVGLHCSSEDLHAGKIALIKHGARLKNCDLYFSRKPCSACLKMIVNAGVNRISYWPADPEISLLTEPSSSEDAKLDAKAVERLKSNSRAHVCVLLQPLVCYMVQFVEETSYKCDFIQKIAKTLPDANVDFYSECKQERIKEYEMLFLVSNEEMHKQILMTIGLENLCENPYFSNLRQNMKDLILLLATVASSVPNFKHYGFYCGNTEQINETHNQSLPQEIARHCMVQARLLAYRTEDHKTGVGAVIWAEGKSRSCDGTGSMYFIGCGYNAFPVGSEYADFPHMDDKQKDREIRKFRYIVHAEQNALTFRCQEIKPEERSMIFVTKCPCDECVPLIKGAGIKQIYAGDVDVGKKKADISYMRFGELEGVSKFTQLQAVQHYL
- the CDADC1 gene encoding cytidine and dCMP deaminase domain-containing protein 1 isoform X3 — translated: MKEAGQMQSLESAGAGRSVSTQTGSMTGQIPRLSKVNLFTLLSLWMELFPTAKAQRQKSQEKEEEKHGPLGDNEEMSRIPTDKKQVKRTGLVVVKNTKIVGLHCSSEDLHAGKIALIKHGARLKNCDLYFSRKPCSACLKMIVNAGVNRISYWPADPEISLLTEPSSSEDAKLDAKAVERLKSNSRAHVCVLLQPLVCYMVQFVEETSYKCDFIQKIAKTLPDANVDFYSECKQERIKEYEMLFLVSNEEMHKQILMTIGLENLCENPYFSNLRQNMKDLILLLATVASSVPNFKHYGFYCGNTEQINETHNQSLPQEIARHCMVQARLLAYRTEDHKTGVGAVIWAEGKSRSCDGTGSMYFIGCGYNAFPVGSEYADFPHMDDKQKDREIRKFRYIVHAEQNALTFRCQEIKPEERSMIFVTKCPCDECVPLIKGAGIKQIYAGDVDVGKKKADISYMRFGELEGVSKFTLQAVQHYL